One window of uncultured Methanoregula sp. genomic DNA carries:
- a CDS encoding solute carrier family 23 protein: MARTPPDIIYDVDDVPPAPTLFTLGLQHVFVITISLILPVLIAREVGLSDKEAMFFVSMSILASGIGTCLQAWKYRGIGSGYLCPCVCGPSYLSASVMAAKNGGLSLLFGMTALSGAFQVALSRVIGRLRVLFPVEVTGVVVTMVGVSIIVFTIPLFVGISGTDTVTTPQEVLVAIVTFGFIFAFTIWGRGIGKLFPALIGIVAGYILSAYLGVLDPSSLTSFIAAPLVAVPDLSYFHVSFSPALLIPFIVATICSSFKNVGDIAICQKAGDLDWKRPDFKTIKDGILSDGITTTVAGLVGGVGQSSSSANIGLALGTRAISRYIAYAAGAILIILAFTPKLATFFLAMPPPVMGAALVYMGSFMIVAGLGIITSRLMDARKTFVVGVSLIFGIGVYMVPSAFSHAPEMLVPVVESGLSLATILAICLNLIVRIGAKKETSLVLKPDDPVSDKIFKFMEEAGGMFGARKEVMDQASHATAQACDALLCFGLAEGDVVVTAKFDEISLDVDIRYRGKPFVFPDECPAPGSVMDDEESLLRFSGFLIRTYSDSAECSCRNGECTMHIHYEH; this comes from the coding sequence ATGGCCCGAACACCCCCGGACATCATCTATGATGTGGACGATGTCCCGCCCGCCCCTACCCTTTTCACCCTGGGGCTGCAGCATGTTTTTGTCATCACCATATCCCTGATCCTTCCCGTTCTCATTGCCCGGGAAGTGGGGCTCTCCGATAAGGAAGCCATGTTCTTTGTGAGCATGTCCATCCTTGCCTCCGGCATCGGGACCTGTCTCCAGGCCTGGAAATACCGGGGGATCGGGTCCGGCTACCTGTGCCCCTGTGTCTGTGGCCCCTCGTATCTCTCCGCATCGGTCATGGCAGCAAAGAACGGCGGGCTCTCGCTCCTCTTCGGCATGACCGCACTTTCCGGCGCCTTCCAGGTTGCGCTCTCCCGGGTCATCGGCCGGCTCCGCGTGCTCTTCCCCGTGGAAGTCACCGGGGTCGTGGTCACGATGGTCGGGGTCTCGATTATCGTCTTTACCATCCCGCTCTTTGTCGGCATCAGCGGCACCGACACCGTGACCACGCCCCAGGAAGTCCTTGTTGCCATCGTTACCTTCGGGTTCATCTTCGCGTTCACGATCTGGGGCCGGGGGATCGGCAAGCTCTTTCCTGCGCTCATCGGGATTGTTGCCGGCTATATACTTTCCGCTTATCTTGGCGTTCTCGATCCGTCCTCCCTTACCAGTTTCATTGCCGCACCACTTGTTGCCGTGCCCGACCTCTCGTATTTCCATGTCAGTTTCAGCCCGGCGCTCCTGATCCCGTTCATTGTTGCCACGATCTGCTCCTCGTTCAAGAACGTGGGGGATATCGCGATCTGCCAGAAAGCCGGGGACCTTGACTGGAAACGCCCCGATTTCAAAACTATCAAGGACGGGATCCTCTCGGATGGCATCACGACAACGGTTGCCGGCCTTGTTGGCGGGGTGGGCCAGTCCAGCTCGTCGGCAAATATCGGGCTTGCCCTCGGGACCCGGGCGATCAGCCGCTACATCGCCTATGCGGCCGGCGCAATTTTGATCATTCTCGCGTTCACGCCGAAACTTGCCACGTTCTTCCTTGCCATGCCTCCCCCGGTCATGGGCGCTGCGCTCGTGTACATGGGCAGTTTCATGATCGTGGCCGGCCTTGGCATCATCACGTCCCGGCTGATGGATGCGAGGAAGACCTTTGTTGTCGGGGTCTCGCTCATCTTCGGTATCGGCGTGTACATGGTCCCCTCTGCGTTTTCCCATGCCCCGGAGATGCTTGTCCCGGTGGTGGAATCGGGACTGTCGCTCGCAACGATCCTTGCAATCTGCCTAAACCTCATCGTGCGGATTGGCGCAAAGAAGGAAACCTCCCTGGTGCTGAAACCGGATGATCCGGTTTCCGACAAGATATTCAAGTTCATGGAGGAGGCGGGAGGAATGTTCGGAGCACGGAAGGAGGTGATGGACCAGGCTTCGCATGCAACTGCCCAGGCCTGCGACGCCCTCCTCTGTTTCGGTCTTGCCGAAGGGGATGTCGTGGTCACGGCGAAATTCGATGAAATCAGCCTCGACGTGGATATCCGGTACCGGGGAAAACCGTTCGTGTTCCCGGACGAATGCCCGGCGCCCGGCAGTGTCATGGATGACGAGGAATCGCTGCTCCGGTTCTCAGGTTTTCTCATCCGGACCTATTCGGACTCGGCCGAATGCAGTTGCAGGAACGGGGAATGTACCATGCACATCCACTACGAACACTGA
- a CDS encoding putative immunity protein, protein MIPGKKQPGFSLSDKDGPMEELVRGTDKRTLAIWATDCVERILPYFEDNYPDDPRPRNALDTGRAWIQTGIFHMADIRKASLDAHAAARDVGKDNAARSAARAAGQAVATAHVPTHSLGAAKYARQAVWRNAGPPDADTAVAEERNWQYRHLVVLREKSITKK, encoded by the coding sequence ATGATACCCGGTAAGAAACAACCCGGATTCTCTCTTAGCGACAAAGACGGGCCAATGGAAGAGCTTGTACGCGGGACGGACAAGAGAACCCTTGCCATCTGGGCAACAGACTGCGTGGAACGCATTCTGCCATATTTTGAGGATAACTACCCGGATGATCCGCGCCCCCGGAATGCTCTCGATACGGGCCGGGCATGGATACAGACCGGGATATTTCACATGGCCGACATACGCAAAGCTTCGCTTGACGCCCATGCCGCTGCCCGTGACGTGGGGAAAGATAATGCTGCACGATCAGCAGCCCGGGCCGCTGGCCAGGCTGTGGCAACTGCCCATGTTCCCACGCATTCCCTTGGCGCTGCAAAGTATGCCCGGCAGGCAGTCTGGAGAAATGCAGGTCCCCCCGATGCGGATACAGCCGTTGCAGAAGAACGGAACTGGCAGTACCGGCACCTGGTTGTATTGAGAGAGAAATCAATTACAAAAAAATGA
- a CDS encoding SMC family ATPase translates to MILDRLVLDNFKRFRHEEIHFRDGITGILGNNGTGKSSLVQAIFFALYGVQATGISADYIVSSFASPKEKCEVRLDFRIGGDEYAVVRTFKKGKSVTHDASFYKNAKMMATGVSQVEAEVKRTLGMGPVDFKNTIYAGQKDLLTLLENTPGKRKEWFLRALGIDYLSTESQKILKEQIDTKAGELQRKEGELAAMAGRQSEEELAALQASVGRFTAAIAEHTIARDLLRKKREELDGQQKVLAEKQTAHARLLQQQQALRQELAAETAQEKKLDAALALVADEEAEYHRIEKTGGSYAEVRERLDLLQKKKAEHARLTGELGFIRREIADLAAREEKQKALLATLDADVTEQAKLCATVRACIGTGQEIANDRLDSAVSYRLNEIMKRIGTLTAQQERYREEREKLRTDLETLRKAGSDGICPLCRQKLGEHLGSLDAEFSAKLLELETKAVTDLEKQERLEKEKKAIEAIIPSLEILRTIAGRLKLRIGYEAELLELRQKFAQKTEEQHALAKALEKIGYDDTACKTCELEAANVQKVQLRFIELGKKIGQAATWKQQKAELATRIAGRNTSLAALEKEIARAVFDPEATAKIAKSLAETDTGLRNEEVVIAGATKDLRFTEEKIADYKRAREQIEFLRKQATELRDEIELLKLTRSLIAEYVVYLMQVVRSRLEGEVSRIISEITGGRYEQVLLDEDFNLLVRDVDSDYQIDRFSGGEQDDIAVALRIALSRYLAELHQVHESTFLIFDEIFGSQDEERRNNLLVALRTQESRFPQILLISHIAEIQGEFANTLVVEMGTDNASRVREVE, encoded by the coding sequence ATGATCCTCGACCGTCTCGTCCTCGACAACTTCAAGCGGTTCCGGCACGAGGAGATCCACTTCAGGGACGGCATCACCGGCATTCTCGGGAACAACGGCACGGGCAAGTCGAGCCTCGTGCAGGCGATCTTCTTTGCCCTGTACGGCGTGCAGGCCACCGGGATTTCGGCCGACTACATTGTCTCCAGTTTTGCATCCCCGAAAGAGAAGTGCGAGGTCCGGCTCGACTTCCGGATCGGCGGCGACGAGTACGCGGTGGTCCGCACGTTCAAAAAGGGAAAGTCCGTCACCCACGATGCCAGTTTCTACAAAAACGCAAAGATGATGGCAACGGGCGTGAGCCAGGTGGAAGCCGAAGTGAAGCGGACGCTTGGCATGGGCCCGGTGGATTTCAAAAACACCATCTACGCAGGCCAGAAAGATCTCCTCACGCTCCTTGAGAATACGCCCGGCAAGAGGAAGGAGTGGTTCCTCCGGGCGCTCGGGATCGATTACCTGAGCACCGAGAGCCAGAAGATCTTAAAAGAGCAGATCGATACAAAGGCCGGGGAACTCCAGCGAAAGGAAGGCGAACTCGCGGCCATGGCGGGCCGGCAGAGCGAGGAAGAACTCGCTGCACTTCAGGCATCGGTCGGACGCTTCACGGCAGCCATCGCGGAACACACGATTGCCCGCGACCTCCTCCGCAAAAAACGCGAAGAGCTCGACGGGCAGCAGAAAGTCCTTGCCGAAAAGCAGACCGCCCATGCCCGGCTCCTCCAGCAGCAGCAGGCGCTCCGGCAGGAACTTGCAGCCGAAACAGCACAGGAAAAGAAACTTGACGCTGCCCTTGCCCTTGTCGCGGACGAGGAGGCCGAGTACCACCGCATAGAAAAGACCGGCGGGTCGTACGCGGAAGTCCGGGAACGCCTCGATCTTCTCCAGAAGAAGAAGGCCGAGCACGCCCGGCTCACCGGGGAACTCGGGTTTATCCGGCGCGAGATCGCCGACCTTGCTGCCCGGGAAGAGAAACAGAAAGCGCTTCTCGCAACCCTCGATGCGGATGTAACGGAACAAGCCAAGCTCTGCGCCACGGTGAGGGCCTGTATCGGCACCGGCCAGGAAATCGCCAACGACCGGCTCGACAGTGCGGTCAGTTACCGCTTAAACGAGATCATGAAGCGGATCGGCACCCTCACGGCACAACAGGAACGGTACCGGGAAGAGCGGGAGAAACTGAGAACGGATCTCGAAACCCTGCGAAAGGCCGGGTCCGACGGCATCTGCCCACTCTGCCGGCAGAAGCTCGGGGAGCATCTCGGGAGCCTGGATGCCGAGTTCTCGGCAAAACTGCTGGAGCTGGAAACAAAAGCGGTAACCGATCTCGAAAAACAGGAGCGGCTCGAGAAAGAGAAAAAAGCGATCGAGGCAATCATCCCGTCACTTGAGATCCTCCGCACCATTGCCGGCAGGCTGAAGCTCCGGATCGGGTACGAGGCCGAGCTCCTGGAACTCCGGCAGAAGTTTGCACAAAAGACCGAGGAGCAGCACGCCCTTGCAAAAGCTCTGGAGAAGATCGGCTACGATGATACTGCCTGCAAAACCTGCGAGCTGGAAGCAGCAAATGTCCAGAAGGTCCAGCTCCGGTTCATCGAGCTCGGGAAGAAGATTGGGCAGGCCGCAACCTGGAAGCAGCAGAAAGCCGAGCTTGCCACCCGCATTGCAGGGAGGAACACGAGCCTCGCGGCGCTGGAGAAAGAGATCGCTCGTGCGGTGTTCGATCCGGAAGCAACAGCGAAGATCGCAAAAAGCCTTGCCGAAACCGACACCGGTCTCCGGAACGAGGAGGTTGTCATCGCCGGCGCAACGAAAGACCTTCGTTTCACCGAAGAAAAGATCGCGGACTACAAACGCGCCCGGGAACAGATCGAATTCCTCCGGAAACAGGCAACGGAACTCAGGGACGAGATCGAGCTCCTGAAACTGACCCGGAGCCTCATCGCCGAGTACGTGGTCTACCTCATGCAGGTTGTCCGGAGCCGGCTCGAAGGTGAAGTAAGCCGGATCATCAGCGAGATCACCGGCGGGCGGTACGAACAGGTGCTCCTTGACGAGGACTTCAATCTCCTGGTCCGGGACGTGGACAGCGACTACCAGATCGACCGGTTCAGCGGGGGCGAGCAGGACGACATCGCGGTTGCCTTACGAATTGCCCTCTCCCGCTATCTTGCCGAGCTCCACCAGGTACACGAATCAACATTCCTCATCTTCGACGAGATCTTCGGGAGCCAGGACGAGGAGCGGAGGAACAATCTCCTTGTCGCCCTCCGCACGCAGGAGTCCCGTTTCCCGCAGATCCTCCTCATCTCCCATATCGCGGAGATCCAGGGAGAGTTTGCAAACACGCTCGTGGTCGAGATGGGCACGGACAATGCAAGCCGGGTCCGGGAAGTGGAATGA
- a CDS encoding ATP-binding protein, with amino-acid sequence MTILNDIENVDATKFRLIGKSVLSYRFIIPHSAKLFVGDILKITDTTKNYSFYAKVVDLIHESNFADQNWDTRPFSEQFYGLGEDVFIGVEAVPLGFVDENGIFRKPRTVPTKFSGVTIPETADFAFLTKVMGDIEVGVMRTGQGVLKDLHVKIPSRVLPQHMGVFATTGMGKSNFMKTFCASCMKMQKFGLLVVDPHGEYVRGGQSSTGERTLGLVHYSAGMDGLCVFTISETDRKKYSLNSLWLDYDDFRMTDLTLLYDLSQAQRDVIESLEDFSGSEIIPFFLQANVDTLQDEVKQGRYTGPYPQIADRLGAFHPGTLQVIQRRMRNIVAGNRKFFRESGSSVTEILRFLHNNKVVLIDIPRMGERSELFVLSMITRRIMQAHRKSAEEFGIETEPTEQKKVLITIEEAQRVLGAGGSSTQIFRECAMEGRKFGVGLCVVTQQPKNIDQKVLAQINTFVVMGLGDRGDREIIMGSAKQDLSKMEIEIQTLDQGEAIISTIGIPFPVSTRIHYYEEYIADLNREKKPDIREGLSDGFS; translated from the coding sequence ATGACGATTTTGAACGATATTGAAAACGTGGATGCAACAAAATTCCGGCTGATAGGAAAAAGCGTGCTCTCGTACCGCTTCATCATCCCCCACTCGGCAAAGCTGTTTGTCGGGGATATCCTGAAGATCACCGACACCACCAAGAATTATTCGTTCTATGCCAAAGTCGTTGACCTAATCCACGAGAGTAACTTCGCCGACCAGAACTGGGACACCCGCCCGTTCAGCGAGCAGTTCTATGGCTTGGGCGAGGATGTTTTTATCGGCGTCGAAGCCGTGCCGCTCGGCTTTGTGGACGAGAACGGGATCTTCCGGAAACCCCGCACCGTCCCGACCAAGTTCTCCGGGGTAACGATCCCCGAGACCGCGGACTTTGCGTTCCTTACAAAAGTCATGGGAGATATCGAGGTCGGCGTCATGCGGACCGGCCAGGGTGTGCTCAAGGATCTCCATGTAAAGATCCCGAGCAGGGTCCTCCCCCAGCACATGGGCGTCTTTGCCACCACCGGCATGGGCAAGTCCAATTTCATGAAAACGTTCTGCGCCTCCTGCATGAAGATGCAGAAGTTCGGCCTGCTGGTCGTCGACCCCCATGGCGAGTACGTCCGGGGCGGCCAGTCCAGCACCGGGGAACGGACGCTCGGGCTTGTCCACTACAGTGCCGGCATGGACGGGCTTTGTGTCTTCACCATCAGCGAGACCGACCGGAAAAAATATTCGCTCAACAGCCTCTGGCTCGATTACGACGATTTCCGGATGACCGACCTTACCCTGCTCTACGATCTCTCGCAGGCCCAGCGGGACGTTATCGAATCGCTCGAGGATTTTTCTGGCAGCGAAATCATCCCGTTCTTCCTGCAGGCAAATGTTGACACGCTCCAGGATGAAGTGAAACAGGGCCGGTATACCGGGCCCTACCCGCAGATTGCCGACAGGCTCGGGGCATTCCACCCGGGCACCCTCCAGGTGATCCAGCGCCGGATGAGAAATATCGTTGCAGGCAACCGCAAATTCTTCCGGGAATCCGGCTCCAGCGTCACCGAAATTCTCCGCTTCCTCCACAACAACAAGGTCGTCCTCATCGATATCCCCCGGATGGGCGAACGCAGCGAGCTCTTCGTCCTCTCCATGATAACCCGGCGGATCATGCAGGCGCACCGCAAGTCGGCCGAGGAGTTCGGGATCGAGACCGAGCCAACCGAGCAGAAAAAAGTGCTCATCACCATCGAGGAGGCGCAAAGGGTGCTGGGAGCCGGGGGATCGAGCACCCAGATCTTCCGCGAGTGCGCCATGGAAGGCCGTAAGTTCGGCGTAGGGCTTTGTGTCGTGACCCAGCAGCCCAAGAACATAGACCAGAAAGTGCTTGCCCAGATCAACACGTTCGTGGTCATGGGCCTTGGCGACCGGGGCGACCGCGAGATCATCATGGGCAGCGCCAAGCAGGATCTCTCGAAAATGGAGATTGAGATCCAGACCCTCGACCAGGGAGAAGCCATCATCTCCACGATCGGCATCCCGTTCCCGGTCAGTACGAGAATCCACTATTACGAAGAGTACATCGCGGATCTCAACCGGGAGAAGAAGCCGGATATCCGGGAAGGGCTCTCGGATGGCTTCTCCTGA
- a CDS encoding DNA double-strand break repair nuclease NurA: MDNRTSYEESVSRALHHIAAHIPEDLIAAFARESGITRDDIHPISPGPSGMVIAVDGSNAMILEGGSVSIAAIRAARTTFLANERHNRAATPLTVVTIGPGHRNTDFDAMFEDCFGFPPHKGLDNSDPERASGILRDTLEYWVTLQTVKTLPAGSLLLIDGALRVTSQNHEPVLATIISTAQERGILLAAVAKRTRATWGGGHPLLPAAGGLAAQSGIPGPWWMKIDEHLLDHTEYHQGRHGEIYVASLHARVSRPLKMELPKGTGVETVAATMQALAACSGDGRIPGYPYPLLDAHRTVVIDEPIVTQIQQDMKAGLSGRGIQNRAFEDLFGDLHDDFERY, from the coding sequence ATGGACAACCGGACATCCTACGAGGAATCCGTGAGCCGGGCGCTCCATCATATAGCCGCACATATCCCGGAAGATCTTATTGCAGCCTTCGCCCGGGAGAGCGGGATCACCCGGGACGATATCCACCCCATTTCCCCTGGCCCTTCCGGCATGGTGATCGCAGTCGACGGGTCCAATGCCATGATCCTTGAAGGGGGCAGTGTCTCGATTGCCGCCATCAGGGCAGCCCGGACAACGTTCCTCGCAAACGAGCGGCATAACCGGGCCGCCACGCCGCTCACGGTCGTTACCATCGGGCCCGGCCACCGGAACACGGACTTCGACGCAATGTTCGAAGACTGTTTCGGCTTCCCGCCCCACAAGGGTCTCGACAACAGCGATCCCGAAAGGGCTTCCGGTATTCTCCGTGACACGCTGGAGTACTGGGTAACGCTCCAGACAGTAAAGACCCTGCCGGCAGGCTCACTTCTCCTCATCGACGGTGCATTGCGGGTCACCAGCCAGAACCACGAACCGGTGCTTGCCACGATTATCAGCACGGCACAGGAACGCGGCATTCTCCTTGCGGCCGTGGCGAAAAGGACCCGGGCAACCTGGGGCGGCGGACACCCGCTCCTCCCGGCGGCCGGCGGCCTTGCAGCACAGTCCGGCATTCCCGGCCCCTGGTGGATGAAGATCGATGAACATCTCCTCGACCACACCGAGTACCACCAGGGACGGCACGGGGAGATCTACGTGGCATCGCTCCACGCCAGGGTGAGCAGGCCGCTCAAGATGGAGCTGCCGAAAGGAACCGGTGTTGAGACCGTGGCGGCAACCATGCAGGCCCTTGCCGCATGTTCCGGTGACGGGAGGATCCCCGGGTATCCGTACCCGCTTCTCGATGCCCACCGCACGGTCGTTATCGATGAACCGATCGTGACACAGATCCAGCAGGACATGAAAGCCGGCCTCTCGGGACGGGGAATACAGAACAGGGCATTTGAAGATCTCTTTGGTGATTTACATGACGATTTTGAACGATATTGA